One window from the genome of Grus americana isolate bGruAme1 chromosome 14, bGruAme1.mat, whole genome shotgun sequence encodes:
- the LOC129212980 gene encoding palladin-like, which produces MQSPSASLTGSAYGSTPAFTKGLQNIKATKGQLVVFECRVRATPTLQVHWYREYDQIIDSADFRILRKKACSSAVPEEVCTLVITEAFPEDSGIFKCVAENEFGSAASSAHLSVSPGVKEMESFAGAAHRPAVQVTMKKPTFPRSSQTGAKDRDAAGLPSYGTETPGLGSRAEATNFSQVNSKSEAEDFHGAYGNSPRASPLR; this is translated from the exons ATGCAGAGTCCCTCAGCGAGCCTGACCGGGTCTGCCTACGGAAGCACACCTGCATTTACAAAG ggTCTACAAAACATAAAAGCTACCAAGGGTCAATTAGTGGTTTTTGAATGTCGCGTTCGTGCTACACCCACCTTACAGGTTCACTGGTACAGAGAATATGATCAGATAATAGATTCTGCCGATTTCCGCATACTACGAAAAA AGGCTTGTTCATCAGCTGTTCCTG AGGAAGTCTGCACCCTGGTTATTACAGAAGCTTTTCCAGAAGACTCCGGAATATTTAAATGTGTTGCTGAAAATGAGTTTGGATCTGCAGCATCCAGTGCACATCTCTCTGTTTCCCCAG GAGTGAAAGAGATGGAAAGCTTTGCAGGTGCTGCCCACAGGCCAGCTGTGCAAGTCACCATGAAGAAACCCACCTTCCCTAGGAGCAGCCAAACAGGAGCCAAGGACCGAGACGCGGCTGGCCTGCCGTCCTACGGCACGGAGACCCCGGGGCTGGGCAGTCGAGCAGAAGCCACAAACTTCAGCCAGGTGAACTCCAAGAGCGAAGCTGAAGATTTTCATGGAGCTTATGGGAATTCGCCTCGGGCTTCACCTCTGCGGtaa